From Halorientalis litorea:
GGCATCGCCGGTGCCGACCTCGCCGTCGTCGTCGGGACGGCCGGCGACGCGGCGTTCCGACGGGCGAACGAGACGGCCCGCGAGTCCGACTGCCCGTGGCTGGCGGTCGAATTGGGCGGACTCGGCGGGTTCCCAGTCGTCGAGGCGGCGGTCACCGGCTTCGGCCCGACGGCGGGCTGTTACGAGTGTCTCCGGGCGCGCGTCGCGGCGAACGCCGAGACGGACCACGGTGGGACGGTCGACCCGTCGCCCGAAACCGCGCGCTTCGCAGGGGCCGTCGCTGGCCGCGAAGCCGTCCGCTTCCTCGCCGGCCACGACTCCATCGTGGCGGGTGGCATCGTCGAGGTCCCACACACGCGACGGCAGTTCCTCCCGGTCCCCGACTGTTCGTGTGCGGCCGCCCGGGACCGGTCGCTCGCGGTCGAGTCGGTCGACCGCACGCTGGAAGAATCGCTCGCCCGCGCCGAGCAGGCGGTCGACGAACGCGTCGGCGTCGTCGCGGAGGTCGGGGAGTTCGAATCGTTCCCGGCCCCGTACTACCTCGCCACGCTCGCCGACACGAGCGGGTTCAGCGACGCCACGGCCGGGCCACAGGCCGCAGGCGTCGACGCCGACTGGAACGCCGCGTTCATGGCCGCCCTGGGTGAGGGCCTCGAACGGTACTGCGCGGGCGTCTACCGGACGGCCGCGCTTGAGCGAGCGACGCCCGCCGACGTAGCGGGTGCCGTTCATCCCTCAGTATTCGTCCGGCCCGACGACGGCTGGGCCGACCCCAGCGCGGCGACGGCCATCCCGTGGGTCACGGGTCGGAACCTCGCCACTGAGGAACGCGTCCGGATTCCGGCCGAGTTCGTCCACTTTCCACCACCGGAGAGACGGTTCCGGCCCGCGGTGACGACGGGGCTGGGACTGGGCAACGGCACTGTCGAGGCCCTCCTCAGCGGCCTCTACGAGACGGTCGAACGCGACGCCGCGATGCTCGCGTGGTACTCGACGTTCGAGCCGCTCGGCCTCGATGTTTCCCACGAGGGGTTCGAGTCGCTGGCGGCCCGTGCCGAGTCGGAGGGGCTGTCGGTGACGCCGCTGCTCCTCACGCAGGACGTGGACGTACCGGTGGTGGCCGTCGCCGTCACCCGTGAGACGTGGCCGCGGCTGGCATTCGGGCTGAGTGCGCACCTCGACGCGACCCGCGCCGCCCGCGACGCGCTGGAGGAGGCTCTCCAGAACTGGGTCGAACTCCGTGCGATGGGAGAGGCCGAAGCCGCCGACGCAGACGGTACCATCGGCCGGTACGCGCGCTCTCCCGGCGACGCGGCCGCGTTCGCGAATCCCGCGGACGTAATTCCCGCGGCGAGCGTCGGCCCCGAGACGGTACCCACGGGCGAGGCCCACCTCGAAGCGGTCGTCGAGCGGGTCACCGACGCTGGACTGTCGGCCTACGGGGCGCGGACGACGACGCGCGACGTGGCGGCAGTCGGCTTCGAGGCGGTCCGGGTACTCGTTCCGGCGGCACAACCGCTGTTCTTCGACGACCCCTACTTCGGGGAGCGAGCGGCGACGGTGCCCGAGGCGTTGGGCTTCGAACCGCGACTCGACCGGGCACACCACCCGTTCCCTTAGATTCCGAACGTCGCCCGCACCACGTCACGGGTGCCGGGCCCGAGGCCGACGGCGACGATGGCGACGAGGAGGAGCAACGTGTAGCGCGGGCTCTCCTCGAAGATTTCGGCGTCGAATATCCAGACGACGGCCAACGCGACGAGGAGTTTCACGACGAGGAAGGGCCACGACGATCCAGTGACCGCGAGTACCGACTGCGGGAGGAGCGATTCGGTCGTGCGCACGATGAACGCGTTCGCGGGGTGTTTGGGAACGTAGTTGAGGTTCACGCCGAGGACACCGAGCCAATCGGCGGCGACGACGTTCGCCACACCGTCGATGGCGTGACCCCACAGCACGACGAGGCCGAGTATCCCCGTCCCGGCGTTGATGTTCGGGGCGAACCGCTCCGTCACGACGTAGATACCCCCGGCGAGGAAGGACGCCACGACGACGACGACGGTGAGAATCTGCGGGTGGAACGCCACGTAGTCGGCAGTCAGGCCCTGCGAGAGGAGGAACCCGAAAGTGACGAGGAAGGCCCCGCTCCCCATCGCCGCGAGCGGTCGGATGTGCCCCTCCGTGTAGCCGTTTCGCTGGAGCCAGATGGCCGCGACGAGGGACCCCAGCGTCACGAGGAAGACGGTGACGTAGATGAGCGGGCTGATTAAGAAGGTGTTCAGCGGGTAACTGATGGCCTGTGTCGCCCCCTCGG
This genomic window contains:
- a CDS encoding YcaO-like family protein yields the protein MTVALVGSGPARDAVAAALADVSEPVADVDPGGIAGADLAVVVGTAGDAAFRRANETARESDCPWLAVELGGLGGFPVVEAAVTGFGPTAGCYECLRARVAANAETDHGGTVDPSPETARFAGAVAGREAVRFLAGHDSIVAGGIVEVPHTRRQFLPVPDCSCAAARDRSLAVESVDRTLEESLARAEQAVDERVGVVAEVGEFESFPAPYYLATLADTSGFSDATAGPQAAGVDADWNAAFMAALGEGLERYCAGVYRTAALERATPADVAGAVHPSVFVRPDDGWADPSAATAIPWVTGRNLATEERVRIPAEFVHFPPPERRFRPAVTTGLGLGNGTVEALLSGLYETVERDAAMLAWYSTFEPLGLDVSHEGFESLAARAESEGLSVTPLLLTQDVDVPVVAVAVTRETWPRLAFGLSAHLDATRAARDALEEALQNWVELRAMGEAEAADADGTIGRYARSPGDAAAFANPADVIPAASVGPETVPTGEAHLEAVVERVTDAGLSAYGARTTTRDVAAVGFEAVRVLVPAAQPLFFDDPYFGERAATVPEALGFEPRLDRAHHPFP
- a CDS encoding DUF63 family protein — its product is MQVTERVDAGRAWVGTAVAAVAVLALGSLLFPAQVYRGFVWHYFWGPVYADAHNALCAVNDGTVQLLYSEGSCQAAVEQGLVVAEPGYTLVSEVGYMIVLLFALVGVLQLVRRLRVGTDRRLLVALVPFMLFGGVLRAVEDANDAVPEGATQAISYPLNTFLISPLIYVTVFLVTLGSLVAAIWLQRNGYTEGHIRPLAAMGSGAFLVTFGFLLSQGLTADYVAFHPQILTVVVVVASFLAGGIYVVTERFAPNINAGTGILGLVVLWGHAIDGVANVVAADWLGVLGVNLNYVPKHPANAFIVRTTESLLPQSVLAVTGSSWPFLVVKLLVALAVVWIFDAEIFEESPRYTLLLLVAIVAVGLGPGTRDVVRATFGI